Proteins co-encoded in one Cricetulus griseus strain 17A/GY chromosome 1 unlocalized genomic scaffold, alternate assembly CriGri-PICRH-1.0 chr1_1, whole genome shotgun sequence genomic window:
- the Mettl17 gene encoding methyltransferase-like protein 17, mitochondrial isoform X2: MATAKEVKLLIRCCRWCRSLRGSQSRAFAALVPGVSQVDNNSDFLGKTPHRKHPGILRLPHVRLPQALADAAQLLLLERPVRNVEKQVQALTNYLWSRHLPVEPEELQRRAADLEKKFLESQDSTQTEEKLRGAVLNALRRTTYHWQKLSYNEELSLIYMAARLDGGFAAVSRAFHEIQARVPEFQPQTLMDFGSGTGSVTWAAHSTWGQSLREYVCVDSSAAMLGLAEKLLKGGSESGKPCIPGVFFRQFLPVSPKVQFDVVVSAFALSELPSKADRVEVVRNLWRKTSHFLVLVENGTKAGHHLLMDARNLVLQEKEKSPLDLQPGFVFAPCPHELPCPQLTASKSLACSFSQPYHPIPFSWNKKPKEETFSVVILARGSPKETNRWPRITQPVLKRPRHVHCHLCCPDGNMQHAVVTARRHGRDLYRCARVSSWGDLLPVIDPPAFPPSPAEEPTES, from the exons ATGGCTACCGCCAAGGAGGTGAAGCTTCTAATTAGGTGCTGCAGATGGTGCCGCAGCCTTCGAGGATCCCAGTCCCGA GCTTTCGCCGCCCTTGTGCCCGGTGTGTCCCAGGTAGACAACAATTCCGATTTTCTGGGGAAGACGCCCCATCGTAAGCATCCTGGCATCCTGCGTCTTCCGCACGTGCGGCTGCCGCAAGCACTGGCTGACGCAGCACAGTTATTGCTTCTTG agagacccgtccGCAATGTAGAGAAGCAGGTGCAGGCGCTCACCAACTATCTCTGGAGCCGACATTTGCCAGTAGAGCCTGAGGAGTTGCAAAGACGGGCTGCGGATCTTGAGAAAAAATTCCTAGAAAGCCAAG ACTCAACTCAGACAGAGGAGAAACTTCGTGGGGCAGTACTGAATGCCCTGCGCAGAACTACCTACCATTGGCAGAAACTCAG ttaTAATGAAGAGCTGAGTCTGATATATATGGCAGCAAGATTGGACGGTGGTTTTGCAGCAGTTTCTAGGGCATTCCATGAG ATCCAGGCTCGAGTTCCAGAGTTCCAGCCACAAACGTTGATGGACTTTGGATCCGGCACTGGTTCTGTCACCTG GGCTGCTCACAGTACTTGGGGCCAGAGCCTccgtgaatatgtgtgtgtggacagttCAGCAGCCATGTTGGGTTTGGCTGAAAAGCTACTAAAAG GTGGTTCAGAATCAGGGAAGCCCTGTATCCCAGGTGTCTTTTTCAGACAGTTTCTACCTGTGTCACCCAAG GTCCAGTTTGATGTGGTCGTGTCAGCCTTCGCCCTCAGTGAACTACCCAGCAAGGCTGACCGAGTTGAGGTAGTTCGGAACTTGTGGCGTAAGACAAGCCATTTTCTG GTGTTGGTGGAGAACGGAACAAAAGCTGGGCACCATCTTCTCATGGATGCCAGGAACCTGGTCCTTCAG gaaaaagaaaagtcccCTTTGGACCTTCAGCCTGGCTTTGTCTTTGCCCCA TGTCCCCATGAGCTTCCTTGTCCTCAGCTGACAGCCTCCAAGTCCCTGGCCTGTAGTTTCTCCCAGCCATACCATCCTATCCCCTTCAGCTGG AATAAGAAGCCAAAAGAGGAAACATTCTCTGTAGTAATCCTTGCCAGGGGGTCGCCAAAGGAGACTAACCGCTGGCCCCGTATCACTCAGCCTGTCCTTAAACGGCCTCGCCATGTGCATTGTCACCTCTGTTGTCCAGATGGGAACATGCAGCATGCTGTGGTCACAGCACGTCGGCATGGCAG GGATTTGTATCGCTGTGCCCGAGTCAGCTCCTGGGGAGACCTTTTACCTGTGATAGATCCACCTGCGTTTCCTCCGTCCCCTGCTGAAGAGCCCACTGAGAGTTGA
- the Slc39a2 gene encoding zinc transporter ZIP2 isoform X1 has product MEVLLGVKIGCLFALLALTLGCGLAPIYFKWFQMDAATGHHYRVLSLLGCVSAGVFLGAGLMHMTAEALGGIESEIQKFMVQNSTGSKGNSSQDAASSYVEYPYGELVISLGFFFVFLLESLALQYCHGDTGGSTAQGEEWGGTHAFEFHKHPPVPSPSRGPLRALILLLSLSFHSVFEGLAVGLQTTVAATIQLCVAVLAHKGLVAFSVGLRLLKTGAGSRWATLCILSLALMSPVGLALGLTVAGGASGPAQGLAQAILEGISAGTFLYVTFLEILPRELACPEAPLAKYGCVAAGFAFMALIALWA; this is encoded by the exons ATGGAGGTGCTGCTAGGAGTGAAAATTGGCTGCCTGTTTGCCCTTCTGGCTCTCACACTGGGCTGTGGCCTTGCTCCCATCTACTTCAAATGGTTCCAGATGGATGCAGCTACAG GTCATCACTACAGAGTTCTCAGCCTCCTGGGCTGCGTCTCTGCCGGTGTCTTTCTGGGAGCAGGGTTGATGCATATGACTGCTGAAGCCCTGGGGGGAATTGAATCAGAAATTCAGAAATTCATGGTGCAG AATAGTACAGGGAGTAAGGGAAACTCTTCTCAGGATGCTGCTTCCAGCTAT GTGGAGTATCCCTATGGAGAGCTCGTCATCTCCCTgggctttttctttgtcttccttctggAGTCGCTGGCTTTGCAGTACTGTCATGGGGACACTGGAGGATCAACAGCACAGGGAGAGGAATGGGGAGGGACTCATGCCTTTGAATTCCACAAGCACCCACCTGTGCCCTCACCCTCACGGGGGCCCCTCCGCGCCCTCATCCTTCTGCTCTCACTGTCCTTTCACTCCGTGTTCGAAGGTCTAGCCGTGGGACTGCAGACAACAGTGGCGGCTACTATACAGCTCTGTGTTGCTGTTCTGGCTCATAAGGGGCTTGTGGCATTCAGTGTAGGCCTGCGGCTGCTGAAGACTGGCGCTGGGTCACGGTGGGCCACACTCTGCATACTGTCATTAGCACTCATGTCCCCTGTGGGCCTAGCCCTAGGACTGACTGTGGCCGGAGGGGCCTCGGGACCAGCGCAGGGATTAGCCCAGGCTATATTAGAGGGAATATCAGCTGGCACGTTCCTATATGTCACCTTCCTAGAAATTCTGCCCCGGGAGCTGGCTTGTCCTGAGGCCCCTCTGGCCAAGTATGGCTGTGTGGCTGCTGGTTTTGCCTTCATGGCTCTTATTGCCTTGTGGGCCTGA
- the Slc39a2 gene encoding zinc transporter ZIP2 isoform X2 has translation MEVLLGVKIGCLFALLALTLGCGLAPIYFKWFQMDAATGHHYRVLSLLGCVSAGVFLGAGLMHMTAEALGGIESEIQKFMVQNSTGSKGNSSQDAASSYVSICREKRTRAFHALLTCEEYQESLLRRWSIPMESSSSPWAFSLSSFWSRWLCSTVMGTLEDQQHRERNGEGLMPLNSTSTHLCPHPHGGPSAPSSFCSHCPFTPCSKV, from the exons ATGGAGGTGCTGCTAGGAGTGAAAATTGGCTGCCTGTTTGCCCTTCTGGCTCTCACACTGGGCTGTGGCCTTGCTCCCATCTACTTCAAATGGTTCCAGATGGATGCAGCTACAG GTCATCACTACAGAGTTCTCAGCCTCCTGGGCTGCGTCTCTGCCGGTGTCTTTCTGGGAGCAGGGTTGATGCATATGACTGCTGAAGCCCTGGGGGGAATTGAATCAGAAATTCAGAAATTCATGGTGCAG AATAGTACAGGGAGTAAGGGAAACTCTTCTCAGGATGCTGCTTCCAGCTATGTAAGTATCTGCAGAGAGAAGAGAACCAGGGCTTTTCATGCCCTCCTGACATGTGAGGAATACCAGGAATCTCTTCTCAGAAG GTGGAGTATCCCTATGGAGAGCTCGTCATCTCCCTgggctttttctttgtcttccttctggAGTCGCTGGCTTTGCAGTACTGTCATGGGGACACTGGAGGATCAACAGCACAGGGAGAGGAATGGGGAGGGACTCATGCCTTTGAATTCCACAAGCACCCACCTGTGCCCTCACCCTCACGGGGGCCCCTCCGCGCCCTCATCCTTCTGCTCTCACTGTCCTTTCACTCCGTGTTCGAAGGTCTAG